One Parageobacillus sp. KH3-4 genomic region harbors:
- a CDS encoding DUF2332 domain-containing protein translates to MSLEVISERFRRFAIRECRDSSELYEQLALNIAEDEELLRLASAARSNQPIPNLLFGAVHYLLLKGYMHELREFYGSIADRPRNPQHAFPYFRDFCIRYQEDITAMLTSKLVQTNEVRRCAYLYPSFCFIYDMAKKPLSLIEIGTSAGLLLAWDKYRYDYGLHETYGNPHSNVLITSEIRGERLPFLLPKSPPVAERIGIDLHVNDLQSEEDCLWMQALIWPEHKDRRELFQKAACCLQQTPVRLLEGDGIALLPNIAATIPEDTALCVFHTHVANQIPDDAKHMLLERIKEIGQTRDVFHLYNNMWDVKLRLDYFVDGKEYNKIIGETDGHARWFRWELDCS, encoded by the coding sequence ATGTCGTTAGAAGTTATTTCTGAGCGGTTTCGCCGCTTTGCCATTCGTGAATGCCGAGACTCTAGTGAACTATATGAACAGCTGGCGTTAAACATCGCCGAAGATGAGGAGCTATTGCGCCTTGCTTCAGCCGCTCGAAGCAACCAACCGATTCCGAACTTGCTATTTGGAGCGGTTCATTATTTATTGCTCAAAGGATATATGCATGAGCTGCGCGAATTTTACGGAAGTATAGCCGACCGGCCGCGAAACCCGCAGCATGCTTTCCCTTATTTCCGTGATTTCTGCATCCGCTATCAAGAAGACATTACAGCGATGTTGACAAGTAAACTCGTGCAGACGAATGAGGTTCGGCGTTGTGCGTATTTATATCCTAGTTTTTGTTTTATTTATGACATGGCCAAAAAGCCTTTATCGCTCATTGAAATTGGCACAAGCGCCGGTTTGCTGCTGGCGTGGGACAAGTACCGATACGATTACGGCCTGCACGAGACATACGGAAATCCGCATTCCAATGTTTTGATTACCTCCGAAATTCGCGGAGAGCGTTTGCCATTTTTGCTGCCGAAAAGCCCTCCGGTTGCAGAGCGTATAGGGATTGATTTGCATGTAAATGATTTGCAAAGCGAAGAAGATTGTCTATGGATGCAAGCGCTCATTTGGCCCGAACATAAAGATCGGCGCGAACTGTTTCAAAAAGCCGCCTGCTGCCTGCAGCAAACGCCTGTCCGCCTATTAGAAGGAGATGGAATAGCGCTCTTGCCGAATATCGCGGCAACGATTCCGGAAGATACCGCTTTATGCGTTTTTCATACACATGTAGCCAATCAAATTCCAGACGATGCGAAACATATGTTGCTAGAGCGGATTAAGGAGATCGGTCAAACGAGAGACGTTTTTCATTTATATAACAATATGTGGGATGTGAAATTGCGTCTTGACTACTTTGTTGATGGCAAGGAATACAACAAAATCATAGGGGAAACAGATGGACACGCCCGTTGGTTTCGCTGGGAGCTTGATTGCAGTTAA
- the mntR gene encoding transcriptional regulator MntR, which translates to MPTPSMEDYIEQIYILIEEKGYARVSDIAEALSVHPSSVTKMVQKLDKDEYLVYEKYRGLVLTAKGKKIGKRLVYRHELLEQFMRIIGVDEENIYHDVEGIEHHLSWNAIDRIGDLVQYFQEDPKRIEMLRNIQKRNEQAEE; encoded by the coding sequence TTGCCAACACCAAGCATGGAAGATTATATCGAACAAATTTATATTTTAATCGAAGAGAAAGGATATGCCCGAGTATCCGATATTGCTGAGGCATTGTCCGTGCATCCCTCCTCTGTGACGAAAATGGTGCAAAAATTGGACAAGGACGAATATTTAGTCTACGAAAAATATCGCGGTTTAGTGTTGACGGCGAAAGGGAAAAAAATCGGCAAAAGGCTTGTATACCGTCATGAATTGCTGGAACAATTTATGCGCATTATCGGTGTCGATGAGGAAAATATTTATCATGACGTCGAAGGAATTGAACATCATTTAAGCTGGAATGCGATTGACCGCATCGGCGATTTAGTGCAATATTTCCAAGAGGATCCAAAGCGCATTGAGATGCTTCGCAACATCCAAAAACGGAACGAACAAGCAGAAGAGTAA
- a CDS encoding MOSC domain-containing protein, with the protein MLIGYIQEIMRYPVKSFQGESVQKTRVMDYGLYGDRSHAFLDETRPGKFLTITQFPEMTQYRSKFSGEESLEEYPAVEIIAPDGTCYQWGDKELTKEIERKSKRKVSFIRYAPDHVPLGAIEEEHIQFVTDASVQKLAEIWGKRVDYRRFRPNLLLSLVHKVPFIEETWFGRRLKIGKEVEIQIKRHCERCMIITVEPETGEKDHSLLKTVVQHRNNYFGVYASVIKTGEIHVGDEVYLLD; encoded by the coding sequence ATGCTCATCGGCTACATACAGGAAATCATGCGTTATCCTGTCAAATCGTTTCAAGGAGAAAGTGTACAAAAAACGAGAGTGATGGATTACGGGCTGTATGGTGATCGAAGCCATGCATTTTTGGATGAAACGAGGCCAGGGAAGTTTTTAACGATTACGCAATTTCCAGAAATGACTCAGTACCGCTCGAAATTTAGCGGTGAAGAAAGTTTAGAGGAATATCCAGCCGTGGAAATCATTGCTCCAGACGGAACTTGCTATCAATGGGGCGATAAAGAACTGACAAAGGAAATCGAAAGGAAATCAAAACGGAAAGTCTCCTTCATTCGTTATGCTCCCGATCATGTTCCTCTTGGAGCAATTGAAGAAGAACATATTCAATTCGTAACGGACGCTTCTGTACAAAAGCTGGCGGAAATATGGGGGAAACGGGTCGATTATCGACGGTTTCGCCCGAATTTATTGCTGTCATTAGTTCATAAAGTGCCTTTTATCGAGGAAACGTGGTTTGGGCGGCGACTGAAAATTGGCAAAGAGGTAGAAATTCAGATAAAAAGGCATTGCGAACGGTGCATGATTATCACTGTTGAACCGGAAACAGGGGAAAAGGATCATTCGCTATTAAAAACGGTTGTCCAACACCGAAATAATTATTTTGGCGTTTATGCTTCTGTCATCAAGACGGGAGAAATTCATGTCGGCGATGAAGTGTATCTTTTAGACTAA
- the splB gene encoding spore photoproduct lyase produces MKPFIPQLVYFEPEALSYPLGKELKEKFEKMNIDIRETTSHNQVRGIPGDNELQRYRNAKSTLVVGVRRTLKFDTSKPSAEYAIPLATGCMGHCHYCYLQTTLGSKPYIRVYVNLDDIFAQAEKYIDERAPQITRFEAACTSDIVGIDHLTHSLKKAIEFIGATEYGRLRFVTKYEHVDHLLDAKHNGKTRFRFSVNSRYVIKNFEPGTSSFDARLEAARKVANAGYPLGFVVAPIYMHEGWEEGYFELFEQLYERLEGMDLSNLTFELIQHRFTKPAKKVIQKRYPKTKLDLDESKRKYKWGRYGIGKYVYPDDDAKQLEMTMRRYIAEFFPEAEVQYFT; encoded by the coding sequence GTGAAACCGTTTATTCCGCAGCTTGTCTATTTTGAGCCAGAGGCGCTTTCATATCCGTTAGGAAAAGAGTTGAAAGAGAAATTTGAAAAAATGAATATTGACATTCGCGAAACAACATCGCACAATCAAGTGCGCGGCATTCCGGGAGACAATGAGCTGCAGCGGTACCGCAACGCGAAATCGACGCTTGTCGTCGGGGTAAGGCGGACGTTGAAATTTGACACATCGAAGCCATCAGCGGAGTATGCGATTCCGCTGGCAACCGGCTGCATGGGGCATTGCCATTATTGCTATTTGCAAACAACTTTGGGAAGCAAGCCTTATATTCGCGTCTATGTCAATTTAGACGATATTTTTGCGCAGGCGGAAAAATATATTGACGAGCGTGCTCCACAAATTACCCGCTTTGAGGCGGCGTGTACGTCCGATATTGTCGGAATTGACCATTTGACCCATTCTCTTAAGAAAGCGATCGAGTTTATTGGTGCGACCGAATATGGACGTTTGCGTTTTGTCACGAAATATGAGCATGTCGATCATTTGCTTGATGCGAAACATAACGGAAAAACGCGTTTTCGTTTCAGCGTCAATTCCCGCTATGTCATTAAAAATTTTGAACCGGGAACATCTTCGTTTGATGCGCGATTGGAAGCGGCGAGAAAAGTGGCAAACGCAGGATATCCACTTGGGTTTGTTGTCGCGCCGATTTATATGCATGAAGGCTGGGAAGAAGGGTATTTCGAACTGTTTGAACAGCTGTACGAGCGGCTAGAAGGAATGGATCTGTCGAATTTGACATTTGAATTAATTCAGCACCGATTCACAAAGCCGGCAAAAAAAGTGATACAAAAACGTTATCCAAAAACAAAGCTTGATCTTGACGAAAGCAAACGCAAGTATAAATGGGGACGATACGGAATCGGCAAATATGTGTATCCGGATGACGATGCAAAGCAGCTCGAAATGACAATGCGCCGCTATATCGCCGAATTTTTTCCGGAAGCGGAAGTGCAATATTTTACGTAA
- a CDS encoding biotin/lipoate A/B protein ligase family protein: MAKEVWRFIDSGYGSPSFNMAMDEALLDWHSEGKIPPTIRFYGWNPPTLSIGYFQKVEKEIDLEAVKRHGLGFVRRPTGGRGVLHDKELTYSVIVSEEHPNMPKTVTEAYRVISQGILEGFRFLGLNAYFAVPKTEEEKADLRSPRSAVCFDAPSWYELVVEGRKIAGSAQTRQKGVILQHGSILLDLDEDLLFSLFKYPNERVKERLQRNFKNKAVAINELTDRKITIEEAKEAFYKGFEKGLGIVLEPYTLSQEEIEYVNELARTKYESDEWNFRR, encoded by the coding sequence ATGGCGAAAGAAGTTTGGCGTTTTATCGATTCTGGATATGGTTCTCCTTCGTTTAATATGGCGATGGATGAGGCGCTTTTAGACTGGCATAGCGAAGGAAAAATTCCGCCAACGATTCGCTTTTACGGCTGGAATCCGCCGACACTATCGATCGGGTATTTTCAAAAAGTAGAAAAAGAAATTGATTTAGAAGCGGTAAAACGGCACGGCCTTGGATTTGTGAGACGCCCGACAGGAGGGCGCGGTGTTCTTCATGATAAAGAGCTGACGTATAGTGTCATCGTTTCCGAAGAGCATCCTAACATGCCGAAAACGGTGACCGAGGCGTACCGGGTGATTTCGCAAGGAATTTTAGAAGGATTTCGCTTTCTAGGACTAAACGCTTATTTTGCTGTGCCAAAAACAGAAGAGGAAAAAGCGGATTTAAGAAGCCCAAGATCGGCTGTCTGTTTTGATGCGCCGTCATGGTACGAGCTCGTCGTCGAAGGACGCAAAATCGCGGGAAGCGCGCAAACGCGGCAAAAAGGAGTTATTTTGCAGCACGGCTCGATTTTGCTGGACTTAGATGAAGATTTGCTTTTCAGCCTGTTTAAATATCCAAACGAACGGGTGAAAGAACGACTGCAGCGCAATTTTAAAAACAAAGCAGTCGCGATTAACGAATTGACTGACCGTAAGATTACGATCGAAGAAGCGAAAGAGGCGTTTTATAAAGGATTTGAAAAAGGACTTGGCATTGTTTTAGAACCGTATACGTTATCGCAAGAAGAAATCGAGTATGTCAACGAATTGGCGCGGACGAAATATGAAAGTGACGAGTGGAATTTCCGGCGTTGA
- a CDS encoding LysM peptidoglycan-binding domain-containing protein, whose protein sequence is MLIHIVQRGENLWAIAQRYGAPLEQIVTANGLKDANRLTIGQALVIPVPYRYHTVRSGETLWTIARRYGVSLDAIVQANRISNPSVIYPGTVLLIPPRTHTVQRGETLSQIAERYGTTVQDILRANRIADPNVIFTGMVLTIPHSKPVIEVNAFTIDSGEQGAQQVREVGRHLTYVSLFAYAIREDGGLQPFDDAAIIQAATAERVVPVMAITNFTYQDPGSRLAQTILSNVQLQNRLLDNIVRTMREKGYRGLNIDFENVYPTDRERYNQFLQRAVERLHREGYFVSTSLAPKTSGEQKGLLYEAHDYPAHGRIVDFVVLMTYEWGYRFGPPQAISPIHQIRRVLDYAVSVIPRNKIFMGFQIYARDWVLPHVQGQEAETFSPQEAVERAIRYGAAIQYDPTAQSPFYRYADSQGRTHEVWFEDARSAQAKFDLVKEYQLRGISYWVLGYSYPENWALLEDNFHIRKR, encoded by the coding sequence ATGCTGATCCATATTGTACAGAGAGGAGAAAACCTATGGGCGATTGCTCAGCGCTACGGAGCGCCGCTCGAGCAGATTGTCACGGCCAATGGACTGAAAGATGCTAATCGCCTCACGATCGGGCAGGCGCTCGTCATTCCCGTTCCATACCGCTATCATACCGTTCGTTCAGGAGAAACGTTATGGACGATCGCCAGGCGATACGGCGTTTCCCTAGATGCGATTGTTCAGGCCAACCGAATCAGCAATCCTTCTGTCATTTACCCGGGAACGGTTCTTCTTATTCCGCCGAGAACACACACGGTGCAGCGCGGAGAAACGCTGTCGCAAATCGCCGAGCGTTATGGGACGACCGTGCAAGACATTCTGCGAGCCAATCGGATTGCCGATCCGAATGTAATTTTCACCGGCATGGTATTAACGATTCCGCATTCTAAGCCGGTCATTGAAGTGAATGCATTTACGATTGATTCAGGGGAACAAGGAGCACAGCAAGTACGGGAAGTAGGACGCCATTTAACGTATGTCTCTTTGTTTGCGTATGCGATCAGAGAAGATGGCGGACTTCAACCGTTCGATGACGCAGCCATCATTCAAGCGGCAACCGCAGAAAGGGTTGTGCCGGTGATGGCGATCACTAATTTTACATATCAAGATCCGGGATCAAGATTGGCGCAGACGATCCTTTCCAATGTACAACTACAAAATCGGCTGCTTGACAACATTGTTCGTACGATGCGGGAAAAAGGATATCGCGGGTTGAATATTGATTTTGAAAACGTCTATCCGACGGATCGCGAGCGGTATAATCAATTTTTGCAGCGTGCTGTGGAGAGGCTTCATCGTGAAGGATACTTTGTTTCGACTTCTCTCGCCCCAAAAACAAGCGGGGAGCAAAAAGGACTGTTATATGAGGCGCATGACTATCCCGCCCATGGGAGAATTGTCGATTTTGTCGTGCTGATGACGTATGAATGGGGATACCGGTTCGGGCCGCCGCAGGCGATTTCCCCGATTCATCAAATTAGAAGAGTGCTTGATTACGCAGTCAGTGTCATTCCAAGAAACAAAATTTTTATGGGGTTTCAAATTTATGCGCGCGACTGGGTGCTTCCGCATGTACAAGGTCAAGAGGCGGAAACATTCAGCCCGCAGGAAGCAGTAGAACGTGCGATCCGCTATGGAGCAGCGATTCAATATGATCCAACCGCCCAATCCCCGTTTTACCGCTATGCCGACAGCCAAGGGAGGACGCATGAAGTGTGGTTTGAGGATGCTCGCAGCGCCCAGGCAAAGTTTGACTTGGTGAAAGAGTACCAATTAAGAGGAATTAGCTATTGGGTGCTCGGTTATTCTTATCCGGAAAATTGGGCGCTGTTAGAGGACAACTTTCACATTCGCAAACGATAA
- a CDS encoding vitamin B12-dependent ribonucleotide reductase, producing MTVASSEKMKINIEKLNEDIRLFPQVHPITADMKITHKGVSRLVMLDRYSFKDTEKLTLGVGDFVVLTIKEDPKFPARGLGFIVDIDWEAKKAKVLVEEEYRHVLEGEEAETGIVVRSLDIIDKPLEIFYEQIAKRNATGLAAVEKTEEKRKEWFEKFYQELVSLNFVPAGRVLYGAGSGKDVTYFNCYVMPYIKDSREGISEHRKQVMEIMSRGGGVGTNGSTLRPRNTLARGVNGKSSGSVSWLDDIAKLTHLVEQGGSRRGAQMIMLADWHPDIIEFIVSKMQNPRILRYLIENMEDEGIKKAAQDKLKFTPLTERERAMYQAIVNFKNVPGHGGFSEEIIKEAEEKLRTGGTYTVHNPDFLTGANISVCLTKEFMEAVEKDEEYELRFPDVETYSEEEMRIYNEKWHEVGDVREWEKMGYRVRVYRKIRARELWKLINICATYSAEPGIFFIDNANEMTNARAYGQKVVATNPCGEQPLAPYSVCNLAAINLANMVDKEKKVVDYEKLKRTVEIGVRMQDNVIDATPYFLEENKKQALGERRIGLGVMGLADLLIYCEKEYGSEEGNKLVDELFKTIATTAYRASIELAKEKGSFPFLVGKTEEETKKLREAFINTGYMKRMPEDIRQDILKYGIRNSHLLTVAPTGSTGTMVGVSTGLEPYFSFSYYRSGRLGKFIEVKADIVQEYLDKHPEADPNNLPHWFVTAMDLSPEAHADVQCIIQRWVDSSLSKTVNAPKGYTVEQVQKVYERLWRGGAKGGTVYVDGSRDAQVLTLKAEENTFEEQLELLSEEEENKETKRAVVLVDTIQDLRATDVTIGSEVGNICPVCREGTVEEIGGCNTCTSCGAQLKCGL from the coding sequence ATGACGGTCGCGTCTTCGGAAAAAATGAAAATTAATATCGAAAAGCTGAACGAGGATATCCGCCTTTTTCCGCAAGTGCATCCGATTACGGCGGACATGAAAATTACACATAAAGGCGTGTCTCGTTTAGTGATGTTAGATCGCTACTCATTTAAAGATACGGAAAAATTGACGCTGGGAGTCGGTGATTTTGTCGTATTGACGATTAAAGAAGATCCAAAGTTTCCAGCGCGTGGGCTTGGCTTTATCGTCGATATCGATTGGGAAGCGAAAAAAGCGAAAGTGCTCGTTGAGGAAGAATATCGGCACGTGCTTGAAGGAGAAGAAGCAGAGACGGGAATCGTCGTCCGCTCGCTTGATATTATCGACAAACCGCTCGAAATTTTTTACGAACAAATTGCCAAACGCAATGCGACAGGCTTGGCAGCTGTTGAAAAAACAGAGGAAAAACGAAAAGAATGGTTTGAAAAGTTTTATCAAGAGCTTGTTAGCTTGAACTTTGTTCCGGCGGGACGCGTATTGTATGGAGCGGGATCCGGGAAAGATGTGACCTATTTTAACTGCTATGTCATGCCGTATATCAAAGATTCGCGCGAAGGCATTTCCGAACATCGCAAACAAGTCATGGAAATTATGAGCCGCGGCGGCGGAGTCGGTACGAACGGTTCGACATTGCGTCCGCGCAACACGTTAGCGCGCGGGGTGAATGGAAAATCGTCCGGATCGGTCTCCTGGCTTGATGACATCGCGAAATTAACCCATCTGGTCGAGCAAGGCGGCTCCCGCCGTGGCGCGCAAATGATCATGCTGGCAGACTGGCATCCGGACATTATCGAATTCATCGTCTCAAAAATGCAAAACCCGCGCATTTTGCGCTACTTAATTGAAAATATGGAAGATGAAGGAATTAAAAAAGCGGCGCAAGATAAATTGAAATTCACGCCGCTTACTGAACGGGAACGCGCGATGTACCAAGCTATCGTCAACTTCAAAAACGTTCCGGGTCACGGCGGCTTCAGTGAAGAAATTATTAAAGAAGCCGAGGAAAAATTGCGGACAGGCGGCACATACACGGTACATAACCCGGACTTTTTAACAGGAGCGAATATTTCCGTCTGCCTGACGAAAGAATTTATGGAAGCCGTCGAAAAAGATGAAGAGTACGAATTGCGCTTCCCGGATGTCGAAACGTATTCGGAAGAAGAAATGCGGATTTACAATGAAAAATGGCATGAAGTCGGCGATGTGCGTGAATGGGAAAAAATGGGCTACCGCGTGCGCGTTTACCGCAAAATTCGTGCTCGCGAACTTTGGAAACTAATTAACATTTGCGCGACGTATTCCGCGGAACCGGGTATTTTCTTCATCGATAACGCCAACGAAATGACGAACGCCCGAGCGTACGGACAAAAGGTGGTTGCGACCAACCCGTGTGGTGAACAACCTCTCGCGCCATATTCCGTCTGCAACCTGGCAGCCATTAACTTGGCAAATATGGTCGATAAAGAAAAGAAAGTCGTCGACTATGAAAAATTAAAACGCACCGTCGAAATTGGTGTAAGAATGCAAGATAACGTCATTGATGCAACGCCATATTTCTTGGAAGAAAACAAAAAACAAGCGCTCGGAGAGCGTCGCATCGGTCTTGGCGTTATGGGATTGGCGGATTTGCTTATTTATTGCGAAAAAGAGTACGGTTCCGAGGAAGGAAACAAACTTGTCGATGAATTGTTCAAAACGATTGCGACGACCGCATACCGCGCTTCCATTGAATTGGCAAAAGAAAAAGGCAGCTTCCCATTCCTTGTCGGAAAAACCGAGGAAGAAACGAAAAAGCTGCGGGAAGCGTTTATTAACACTGGCTATATGAAACGGATGCCAGAAGATATACGCCAAGATATTTTAAAATATGGCATTCGCAATTCGCATTTACTTACTGTCGCTCCGACGGGATCGACTGGAACGATGGTCGGTGTGTCAACTGGTCTTGAGCCGTATTTCTCATTCTCATATTACCGGAGCGGCCGCCTCGGCAAATTTATTGAGGTAAAAGCCGATATTGTTCAGGAATATTTGGACAAACATCCGGAAGCAGACCCGAACAACTTGCCGCACTGGTTTGTGACTGCGATGGATCTATCACCGGAAGCGCATGCCGATGTGCAATGCATCATTCAGCGCTGGGTTGACTCTAGCCTTTCCAAAACGGTCAACGCTCCGAAAGGATATACCGTCGAGCAAGTGCAAAAAGTATATGAACGCTTATGGCGTGGTGGCGCAAAAGGCGGCACTGTGTATGTGGACGGAAGCCGCGACGCGCAAGTATTGACGTTGAAAGCGGAAGAGAACACATTCGAAGAGCAGCTTGAACTTCTTTCGGAAGAGGAAGAGAACAAAGAAACGAAACGCGCCGTTGTTCTCGTCGATACGATTCAAGACTTGCGGGCAACGGACGTAACGATCGGCTCCGAAGTTGGCAACATTTGCCCGGTTTGCCGCGAAGGCACGGTCGAAGAAATCGGCGGCTGCAACACATGCACAAGCTGCGGTGCGCAGCTGAAATGCGGACTGTAA
- a CDS encoding ROK family transcriptional regulator, producing the protein MVRTGNIGLVKKINKQIVLKLIREKNNISRAEIAKITGLNKATVSALVDELISEHFVSESGIGVSTGGRRPLMLRFNEAAGSLIGIELGVNYIYAVLTDLNGEIIWEKMCHFRANEKQEAIIQKMIAMIHEAIRQAPTTPYGIMGIGIGVPGIVNTEEGIVIFAPNLHWDHVALASILQKQWPNYPIIIENEAKLAALGEKWFGAGKEFANFVYISAGIGIGAGIIIHNQLYRGIDGIAGEIGHHVIDIHGIRCSCGNNGCWEMYASEKYIQRRLEQENYYSMLEDFSVEKVRALAERGDKKMAQILAEVGRYLGIGILHIIYAYNPEAVIVGSTIGKVGKWVLEPARDEVKKRILVKNGNGPFIIPSQLLEKSCAIGAVASVLEKVVMPSELEVIS; encoded by the coding sequence ATGGTGCGAACAGGAAATATAGGACTCGTCAAAAAAATCAATAAACAGATCGTATTAAAGCTGATTCGCGAAAAAAATAATATTTCGCGGGCGGAGATCGCCAAAATCACCGGATTAAACAAGGCGACGGTATCAGCGTTAGTCGATGAATTAATTTCCGAACATTTTGTCAGCGAAAGCGGAATTGGCGTTTCCACCGGCGGACGCCGGCCGCTCATGCTCCGTTTTAACGAAGCGGCTGGCTCATTAATCGGCATAGAGTTAGGGGTCAACTACATTTATGCTGTGTTAACTGATTTAAATGGCGAAATCATTTGGGAAAAGATGTGCCATTTCCGTGCCAATGAAAAGCAGGAAGCAATCATTCAAAAAATGATCGCGATGATTCACGAAGCCATTCGCCAGGCGCCGACTACTCCGTATGGAATAATGGGCATCGGTATTGGCGTGCCGGGGATTGTAAATACAGAGGAAGGGATTGTCATATTTGCGCCAAACCTTCATTGGGACCATGTTGCTCTCGCTTCCATTCTTCAAAAACAATGGCCAAATTATCCGATTATTATTGAAAACGAAGCCAAACTGGCGGCGCTTGGCGAGAAATGGTTTGGCGCCGGCAAAGAGTTTGCGAATTTTGTGTATATCAGCGCGGGAATCGGGATCGGCGCCGGGATCATCATTCACAACCAGTTATACCGCGGTATTGATGGCATTGCCGGCGAAATCGGTCATCATGTCATTGACATTCACGGCATTCGCTGCAGCTGCGGCAATAACGGATGCTGGGAGATGTACGCGTCAGAAAAGTATATCCAGCGCCGGCTCGAACAAGAAAATTATTATTCCATGCTAGAAGACTTTTCTGTGGAAAAAGTGCGTGCATTGGCCGAACGCGGCGACAAGAAAATGGCGCAAATATTGGCGGAGGTCGGCCGCTACCTGGGGATTGGCATTTTACATATCATTTATGCGTATAACCCGGAAGCCGTTATTGTCGGCAGTACGATTGGCAAGGTGGGCAAATGGGTGCTGGAGCCGGCACGGGACGAAGTCAAAAAAAGGATATTAGTGAAAAATGGGAACGGCCCGTTCATTATTCCATCGCAGTTATTGGAAAAAAGCTGTGCAATTGGCGCTGTGGCTTCCGTATTAGAAAAAGTAGTGATGCCTTCGGAGTTAGAAGTCATTTCATAG
- a CDS encoding ASCH domain-containing protein, with protein sequence MIHQMGLYERPFRSIQSGKKTVEVRLYDEKRRGIQVGDIIEFVKVPDEKETVKIKVMALQPYETFADMYRDIPFSFFDCEGWTIEEAPEATYNIYTKDKERQWRR encoded by the coding sequence ATGATTCATCAAATGGGATTGTATGAGAGACCTTTCCGTTCCATCCAATCCGGAAAGAAAACGGTGGAAGTGCGGTTATATGATGAGAAACGTCGCGGCATTCAAGTCGGGGATATCATCGAATTTGTGAAAGTGCCTGATGAAAAGGAAACGGTGAAAATAAAAGTGATGGCATTGCAGCCGTATGAAACGTTTGCCGATATGTATCGCGATATTCCGTTTTCTTTTTTTGACTGTGAAGGATGGACGATAGAGGAAGCGCCGGAGGCAACCTATAACATTTATACGAAAGATAAGGAACGGCAATGGAGGCGTTAG
- a CDS encoding rhodanese-like domain-containing protein produces MKVLLIILGAIIIYSVVTYLMQRKMVKALTEEEFRAGYRKAQLIDVREPDEFAAGHILGARNIPLTQLRMRMKELRKDQPIYLYCQNGLRSGRAAQMLYRKGYRDLYHLKGGFKTWTGKIKKKA; encoded by the coding sequence GTGAAAGTACTATTGATCATTCTCGGCGCGATTATCATCTATTCGGTCGTCACCTACTTGATGCAGCGAAAAATGGTGAAAGCGTTGACGGAAGAAGAATTCCGCGCCGGTTACCGCAAAGCGCAATTAATTGACGTCCGCGAACCGGATGAGTTTGCGGCTGGACATATTTTAGGGGCGCGCAATATTCCTTTGACCCAACTGCGCATGCGCATGAAAGAGTTGCGAAAAGATCAGCCAATTTACTTATACTGCCAAAACGGGCTGCGCAGCGGCCGCGCCGCGCAAATGCTGTACCGCAAAGGCTATCGCGATTTGTACCATTTAAAAGGCGGTTTTAAAACGTGGACGGGGAAAATCAAGAAAAAAGCTTAA